A single window of Arvicanthis niloticus isolate mArvNil1 chromosome 20, mArvNil1.pat.X, whole genome shotgun sequence DNA harbors:
- the LOC117724797 gene encoding olfactory receptor 14J1-like isoform X1 — MPWDYSNAFNILFYSPAPATNSVTKMIVKNVTTMNGFLLMGFSDNHELQILQALLFLVTYLLGSAGNFIIITITTLDPQLQSPMYYFLKHLSILDFSSLSVTVPQYIESSLAGSGYISYGQCMLQIFFFTGFAWGELAILTVMSYDRYVAVCLPLHYEVIMSPRKCRWVVTVVWLSTGIPGTLYIATIFSIRFCGAKIIHHFFCDIPQLFKLSCSTDYLVTMGVAAFLAAMAFVCFIGIAISYGHIFSTVLRMPSAESRSKVFSTCLPHLFVVSLFLSTGSFAYLNPTSDSPTALEFLFSVFYTVLPPTLNPVIYSLRNETIKSVVRKLLFSTKFAG; from the coding sequence atgcctTGGGATTATTCTAATGcctttaatatattattttattctccaGCTCCTGCCACAAATTCTGTTACCAAAATGATTGTGAAAAATGTAACCACAATGAATGGGTTTCTCCTCATGGGGTTCTCTGACAACCACGAGCTGCAGATCTTGCAGGCTTTGCTCTTTTTGGTGACATACCTATTGGGCTCAGCAGGGAActtcatcattatcaccatcacaACACTGGACCCACAGCTCCAGTCTCCAATGTATTACTTTCTGAAGCACCTTTCCATTCTGGACTTCTCATCCCTCTCTGTCACAGTTCCCCAGTACATTGAGAGTTCCCTGGCAGGAAGTGGATACATTTCATATGGCCAGTGTATGctgcagatttttttcttcacaggttTTGCTTGGGGTGAGCTGGCCATTCTCACAGTGATGTCATATGATCGTTATGTAGCTGTCTGCCTTCCACTCCACTATGAGGTCATCATGAGTCCCAGAAAGTGTAGGTGGGTTGTGACAGTTGTCTGGCTAAGCACTGGCATTCCAGGAACCCTGTATATAGCAACCATATTCTCTATCAGATTCTGCGGGGCCAAAATAATTCACCATTTTTTCTGTGATATTCCTCAATTGTTCAAGCTCTCCTGCTCTACTGATTACCTTGTAACAATGGGAGTTGCTGCTTTCCTGGCTGCAATGGCCTTTGTCTGCTTTATTGGGATTGCTATCTCCTATGGCCACATATTCTCCACagttctcaggatgccctctgctGAAAGCAGGTCTAAGGTCTTCTCTACTTGCCTGCCCCACCTTTTTGTTGTCTCATTGTTTCTTTCTACAGGTTCCTTTGCATATCTAAACCCAACCTCAGACTCTCCAACTGCTTTAGAgttcttattttctgtcttttacacAGTCCTACCTCCAACTCTCAACCCTGTTATTTATAGTCTGAGAAATGAGACCATAAAGAGTGTTGTAAGGAAGTTACTGTTTAGTACAAAATTCGCTGGTTAG
- the LOC117724797 gene encoding olfactory receptor 14J1-like isoform X2, which yields MIVKNVTTMNGFLLMGFSDNHELQILQALLFLVTYLLGSAGNFIIITITTLDPQLQSPMYYFLKHLSILDFSSLSVTVPQYIESSLAGSGYISYGQCMLQIFFFTGFAWGELAILTVMSYDRYVAVCLPLHYEVIMSPRKCRWVVTVVWLSTGIPGTLYIATIFSIRFCGAKIIHHFFCDIPQLFKLSCSTDYLVTMGVAAFLAAMAFVCFIGIAISYGHIFSTVLRMPSAESRSKVFSTCLPHLFVVSLFLSTGSFAYLNPTSDSPTALEFLFSVFYTVLPPTLNPVIYSLRNETIKSVVRKLLFSTKFAG from the coding sequence ATGATTGTGAAAAATGTAACCACAATGAATGGGTTTCTCCTCATGGGGTTCTCTGACAACCACGAGCTGCAGATCTTGCAGGCTTTGCTCTTTTTGGTGACATACCTATTGGGCTCAGCAGGGAActtcatcattatcaccatcacaACACTGGACCCACAGCTCCAGTCTCCAATGTATTACTTTCTGAAGCACCTTTCCATTCTGGACTTCTCATCCCTCTCTGTCACAGTTCCCCAGTACATTGAGAGTTCCCTGGCAGGAAGTGGATACATTTCATATGGCCAGTGTATGctgcagatttttttcttcacaggttTTGCTTGGGGTGAGCTGGCCATTCTCACAGTGATGTCATATGATCGTTATGTAGCTGTCTGCCTTCCACTCCACTATGAGGTCATCATGAGTCCCAGAAAGTGTAGGTGGGTTGTGACAGTTGTCTGGCTAAGCACTGGCATTCCAGGAACCCTGTATATAGCAACCATATTCTCTATCAGATTCTGCGGGGCCAAAATAATTCACCATTTTTTCTGTGATATTCCTCAATTGTTCAAGCTCTCCTGCTCTACTGATTACCTTGTAACAATGGGAGTTGCTGCTTTCCTGGCTGCAATGGCCTTTGTCTGCTTTATTGGGATTGCTATCTCCTATGGCCACATATTCTCCACagttctcaggatgccctctgctGAAAGCAGGTCTAAGGTCTTCTCTACTTGCCTGCCCCACCTTTTTGTTGTCTCATTGTTTCTTTCTACAGGTTCCTTTGCATATCTAAACCCAACCTCAGACTCTCCAACTGCTTTAGAgttcttattttctgtcttttacacAGTCCTACCTCCAACTCTCAACCCTGTTATTTATAGTCTGAGAAATGAGACCATAAAGAGTGTTGTAAGGAAGTTACTGTTTAGTACAAAATTCGCTGGTTAG